Part of the Bos indicus isolate NIAB-ARS_2022 breed Sahiwal x Tharparkar chromosome 29, NIAB-ARS_B.indTharparkar_mat_pri_1.0, whole genome shotgun sequence genome is shown below.
TCAGCTGCCGCCTGCCCCTCGGGGTCTCACTCAGCTGCCGCCTGCCCAGGGGCCTCCCCCGCAGCCGCATGGGTCCACCCTGAATTTAGACTTCCGTCCTGCCCTGTCCACTCCCTGGCCAGAAGGACTCAGTCTAGCTTTCGCAGTCAGCAGGGCCGTCCCCAGGCCCTGTCCTCAACATCACCTGAGAAAGGAAGGGCCAAGGTTATTTCCCCACAGAACGCTTACACTTCAGAACAACTTGGTGCAGAGCAGAGGTTATCAGGCTTGGGGGGCGGGGGTAGTCTCCCGCTCAGGGTCTCAGAGTGTAAGAGCCACATTTGAAACCACCGACATTGGTGATGAAGGCCTTGCCCCCCTACAGCCCTGGTCTCCTTGGTTATGGGGGTGGGGAGTTGCAGAGCCCAGTGGTCTCTATCTGTGTCTTCATCTTTAAGGAGCCACAGGTCAGTGGGGGCGAGAATGGAGCCCTCTTCTCAGAGTCCTCCAAAGATGGAACCCACTGGCAGCCAGGCTGACCAGCACTTCGCCCCAAATCCAGACCAAGAGTTGAGTCcctgagagaaaaattaaatgcttTGTGGAAAATACAGTGTGGGATTTCTGGCGGTGGTGGGAAGTGGTTGTGGGTTGGGAGCAGGCAGTGACAGGTGGGTATGCAGCACGCTTGGCTTGTGCTCACATCCCCCAGGAACTCTGGCTGTTCCGACGGCCCCCGCCCAGTACAAAGGGCTCTATCTCTGCCCAGAGGAGTGAGTGGGGCATCTCCCAAGAGCAACAGCTGCAACGCCTACCAATGCTGGGTCCTGGAAATTCAAGAGTGAACAGGACAGAATGCCTTCCGCCTTTGGGAACGCCCAGTCCTGTGCGGGAGGGGGCGGGCCTTTAAGAGGGCGCATAATCACACGCTAACAGATGGGCTGGCAGATCGAGCAACTGGCAAGTGGGGGTGTCAGGAGGAATTGTGTGAACTGAGCTTTTACACTTAAGTAACTACAAGTTACAGTCtcctcaaaagaaaagaaaagctcacacacacacggatGTGCCAAATTTTGCATTCAATTTCAGGGGGTTTACAGATACACAGAAGCTCAACTCGACCTCCGGGGCAGTCACAGAGCTCAGGTTAAAAAACCCAATCCAAGGAGCGTGGCAAGGCAGCGTTGGCAGACAATACTAGATGTAGGAGTTGGAAGGAAGCTGGACTGTGGAGCTGGGGGTCTCTGGAGGAGAACATGCTAAGTCGTTTAACACCTGATGGAGCCACGACCCCAGGCAGTACACTAGGAGGACGCCTACTGGAGAGGTGGGCGCTGCCCAGGGAGAGTCCGTGATCCAGTGAATATCCGAAATTGAGGGTGTGAAAACGGAGGGAAACCGGGAAGGGGCTTCCAGCTCTGGCGATCCTGGCTTGGATGGTCCCTAGGTCCCATTCTGGGATACAGTCTTCCCCAGACCCAGTCGCGAACCTTGAGGCGCGCACGCGCAGTCGACCCACCGGCTTAAAGACCGCTACCCCGGCTCTGCTGGCTGCGACTGCGCAGTCGGGTTCAGATCCCGGCCTTCCCATGAGCCTTTGGGGCGGGCTCCGAGGCAAACGACGGAAGCAGCCGCTCTTGGTTTCCGGCAACAGGACACCGGCTGTCGGGCGACCCGGAAGTGTTCCCATTTTGCGTCGTCGGGGCTCGGCGGCGGCCGGGCTCGGGGTGGACAGATCAGCATGGGGTCGTCAAAGAAGCACCGCGGGGAAAAGGAGGCGGCAGGAACTACAGCAGCGGCCAGCACCGGGGGCGCTACCGAACAGCCGCCTAGGCACCGGGAGCACAAAAAACACAAGCATCggagcagcggcggcggcagcagcggcggcgAACGACGGAAGCGAAGCCGAGAGCGTGGGAGCGAGCGCGGGAGCGGGCGGCGCGGGGCCGAAAATGAGGCCCGCAGCAGCACGCATGGGCGGGAGCGCAGCCAGACAGAGCCCTCCGAGCGGCGCGTGAAACGGGAGAAGCGGGATGATGGCTACGAGGCCGGTGAGGGGCCTGTGCAGAGGGCGGGGCGACCGGAGGTGCCCCGGGTATGTGGGCTCTGGGTATGGAGGCCGAGCGCATCAGGCCGAGGCATCCCCTGGCTTTTTCGTCAGCACTCTTTAAAGGGTCTTTCTGTGGCTATTTGGGACTGAAGGTTGTCTTTCTCTGTTAAACTGTCTTGAGGGTagagattttctttgttttcctcaattGGCATATCACGAGCCCTCCCtgaatgtgttgaatgaatgaagcgATGGCAGCATGGGCAGAGGCAAGAACAAACGTGTTGTCAAAGTTGTGTAGAGTTCATAGCAGAGACAGCAGTCTGTAAGAGAGACCCGGTTCCGAACACTAAGGGCCGTATAGGCCCTGTTAAGAAATTGAAACGTGTTTTGAGATGAAGCCATGAATTTGAACTGACGAGTGAGTTGATCACATTCATATTTTGCAAAGATCACTGTGTTGAGAACTGGGAGAAGGGCAGTAGAGACTGGAGGTGAGATGAAGGCTGATGGTGGCCTGCACGGACGCATTAGCCATGGGATGGAGAAACGTGGACAGATTGGAGAGGTGTTTTGGAGGAGGAGGTGATGGAGCTTAGCGTTTGGATGAGAGctggaaagagaagaaggaattgAGGGTGCGCCTTGAATTTTGACTTGAGCAGTTAGTTGAGTGGTAGTGATCTCTACTGATGTtatcctggtggttcagtggtaaagaatctgcctgctctgcagaagacaaaagagacacgggttctatccctgggtggggaagatcccctggaggagggcatggcatctcactccagtattcttgcctggagaatcccatagacagcggagcctggagagctacagtccatagggtctcaaagatttggacacaactgaattgactgaagcACGCATGCCCAGTCCAGTCGACTGAACTTCAGGAGTTTGGAAGAGAAACAGATTTTTGGAGGGAGACAACTGAATTCTGTTTTGGAGAGTGTTGAATTTGATGTGCATGGAGAAACCCAGGGCTTGGGCTGGATAGAGCAGTTTGGGAATCATGAGTGTTTAGGTGGCATATGAAGTCCACGGAGAGACTAGGATTAGGAAGCCAGGGGTGGTAGCAGAACCTGATAAATGCCAGTGTTTTAGTAGAAGGCTGAGCAGGAGGCCACGAAAAAAGGAGGTAGGCTATCCCCCAAAGCAGGAAAACCGTAGAATGTCGTGTCAGGGGATCTGTGGGAGTGCTCATCTGTGTCACACACTACTGGAGACCAGATGAAAACCAGAGCTGAAAAGAATCCTTGGGGTTTTGAAATAAGGAGGCTGGTGATCTTGGAGAGAGCCTGGAGTCGTTGGGGTTCAGAGTTCAAGTGGGATAAGAGGTAGAGGTAGGTTGTGAGGTGAACATGCTGGAACCATGAGCTGTGGTGGCGCCTGGTGGGGGCAGCTCCATCTGAGTCGGAATCTGACTTCTGCATGTGGTGTTCAGTGAAGTCACTTGCTCTTTGTGAGGTGAGTAGAGGATGTCCTAAATGCTCTTTTACCTCAGTGATCTCAGCAGCATCACAGAAGAGGCTCCAATAAAGTATATTTCTTCACTGCATGAATTACACAGAGGGCGTAGTTATGCTGCCAAGACGGTCCCTACCCTGTGAGGAGAAGCAGGTCCAGAAATGACTGTGGCCGTGTTGTGCAGAGGAGAGCAGTTCATGCTGATCAGTAACGGAGCAGGACTCCAGGGAGGAAGTGGGGTCTGATAGGATTTTGTTAACAGCCTGAGGCCAGAGAGGGCAGTGTAGGTTGAAAGCACAGGATACGCAAAAGTGGAGAGGTGGCAAAGTGAAGGACGTAGAAAGCTGGACCCTTTGGATCAGGAAAGGAAGGTGTGGGGAGAAGCAGCATTCTCAGAGCCTGGGACTCGGGTGGAAGGAGCTCCTGGCGGGGAGGAAGCAGGCCCAGGTGCTGACCTCATCTTGGCCCTGCACCTGGAGCCAGGGCTGCGGCTCCTGGGCCCAGTGCTCCGCTCCTGAGCCTTGCTGCTTCTTGTTCCAGCTGCCAGCTCCAAAGCTAGCTCAGGCGATGCCTCGTCACTCAGCATCGAGGAGACCAAGTAAGTCCTGTCTCCTTTtcacttctgtgttttcttgtggGACAAGCAGCTTCTGGggtagctgtctggggaggctttcgCGTAGTACACATTCTGATTGAAGTGGGAAGCGTCATGTAAATCATCCCAGCCAACCATCCGAGTTCCCAAAGTGGACTCTGAGGCCGAGGAGAGGCTGGCCTTGCCCCGGCTAGGGGGCAGGCCAGGCCTTCCGCCTGATTGGGAGGCCAGTGCTCTTCCCACTGCTGGGTCAGGGCATAGATTTGAGACCCTTCGGACCACTCAGTCCCCTCCTGTTTTCTCCCCCTCTTTGTACAGAAATGCATTTGGTGCCCCCATTTCTTGGACAGCTCATAACACTTGTATCTCTTGTCCTCAGTAAACTCCGGGCAAAGTTGGGGCTGAAACCCTTGGAGGTCAATGCCGTCAAGAAGGGTGAGTGTGGGgctgagggtggtgggagggagggcatTTGGGGTCAAGGAGCGAGGCTGTCTGGAGGGATTTTTGAAGAAAGTGGGGTTGGAGTGCAGGTCAGCACCACTCAGTGGTCCCGCGTGGGTGCTGGCTGCGGGCCTGGGGCTTCCTTGCTCCTGTGATGGGTCTGGGACTCGGCTGCTTCTTTAAGCTTGAGCAGTCAGTGTGGCAGCCTCAGTATGGCTGCGAGGTAGCGTTAAAGGGGCCAAGAGATGCGCACAGCGCTGCAAACTCATCTGCGCTGTGcatgttggtttttttttgtttgttttagtttgttttttttaaagtatgaccAGAGGGGCTTTGGAAGGCATGGAGGGTCCCATCTTTTTGTAGGGGTGATGTGGGAGTGTGGGGTTGCCTGGGAGTTAGGAGGCAGAGGATTCTTCCCCTGCTTCTGGCTTCTCTGGCCCCTGAGTGGGACGGGGCAGCGTGAGTGgctccctcctttccccaccaGCCTTGGGCAGGCATAGCCTCACGCCTGGGCCTCCCTTCCAGAGGCGGGCACCAAGGAGGAGCCCGTGACCGCCGATGTCATCAACCCCATGGCCTTGCGACAGCGAGAGGAGCTACGAGAGAAGCTGGCGGCTGCCAAAGAAAAGCGCATCCTGAACCAAAAACTGGGGTGAGGGTCCCCGCCAGGTGGGCTCAGGCAGGGTCTGAGGAGGCACCCAGGACATCTGGAGTCGGGGTTGGGGGAGCAGGAGCTGGTTCCCCAGAGCAtctttctcctctgtcttcaGGAAGATTAAGACCCTGGGGGAGGACGACCCCTGGCTGGATGACACCGCGGCCTGGATCGAGAGGAGCCGGCAGCTTCAAAAGGAGAAGGACTTGGCAGAGAAGAGGGTGAGGTGCTGGGGGTCACTCTGCCTCTGGTGGCCTGATGGCTAGGGGGCCGCAGATGGGCTGTGGGGCCGTGAGGCGGGGCCTCAGAGCAGTGGGAGGCCTGTGCTCAGTGGCGCCTGCATTGGGTTCCCAGAGGCTTGCTTGTTTAGGTCTGTGCTTTTTGCATCCCCACTTAGTAAGGCCCCAAGTCCTCCGGTGATCCAGAACAGCCTGAGGTCATGGGTCACCGCCCCATCCCTATCCCGTAGGCCAAGCTGCTGGAGGAGATGGACCAGGAGTTTGGTGTCAGCACCCTGGTGGAGGAGGAGTTCGAGCAGAGACGGCAGGTGGGGCTGCGGTAGCTGCGGGGAGGGGCCGGGGAGGCTGCTGTCCCAGGTGCTGGGATCCCTGGGCGGGGTCCAGACTGGGCTGCACTTTCTGCTCCGCCTCTAGGACCTGTACAGCGCCCGGGACCTGCAGGGCCTCACTGTGGAGCATGCCATCGACTCCTTCCGTGAGGGGGAGACGGTGATCCTCACCCTCAAGGACAAAGGTGGGTTGCACTGGGGCACTCTGGCTGGGGGCCCAGGCCCTGCTGGGTGGAGGGCGCGTGACCCGCCCCGCCTTTTCCACTGTGTCTGCAGGAGTgctgcaggaggaggaggatgtgCTGGTCAACGTGAACCTGCTGGACAAGGAGCGGGCGGAGAAAAACGTGGAGCTGCGCAAGAAGAAGCCCGACTACCTGCCGTACGTGGAGGACGAGAGCGTGGACGACTTGGCCCAGGCAGGCGGGCAGCGTGGGCACCGGGCAGGGGGTGTTGGCGGCGGGTGGCTGGTTTGGGAGGAGATGGTGGCTCTGTGGTTTTTCAGGAGCCAGACTGCATTCCAACCTGTTCCTCTTGCCTTGCAGCACAAACCTCGCTCTATCCTGTCCAAGTACGACGAGGAACTCGAAGGCGAGCGGCCGCAGTCCTTCCGACTGGAGCAGGGCGGCGTGGCTGATGGCCTCCGGGAGCGGGAGCTAGAGGAGATCCGTGCCAAGCTGCGGCTGCAGGCCCAGTCCCTGAGCACGGTCGGACCACGACTTGCCTCCGAGTACCTCACGCCAGAGGAGATGGTGAGTCCTGAGGTCTCCGCCCAGAcctgccccttcctctcctcaGGGGCCACAGGCTGCCAGAAGGCACTAGAAGGGGGATCGGGTAATCGCGTGGTACGTGGTCCCTGTGGATGAGCAGTAACCGGCAGCCCCGTCGGGGTGCTGCGGGGAGGCAGTCAGTGCAGACAGAACAAGGACTGTGAGCCAGGTGCCCCTGAGCTGGTGTGCAGGTTCTGCCGCATCGCCAGCCTGTGCCTGGGGTGTCATTTAGCTGTGAGCCTGAGGCTCCTCTGAAATGGGGGTGGCAGGAGCCACCTCACGGGGACTGTTCCAAGGGTTGGTGGTGGTCTGGTAAGCGGTTGTTCTGTAGGGTGTCACCTTCGGGGTGCTGTGTGGACATGCAGGTAGACCTCAGGCTCAGTAGGTTGCTTGCCTGTGTGGTTGAGAGCAAGACTCTGGAACCAGACTCCGGGATTTCACTGTCCTGGCTCTCCTGCTTAGGAGCTGGTGACTTTGCACAAGGTACTTGATCTCTTGCTGCCTTAGTTGTCCTCATCTCACAGATGGGATGATGGTTACTCTCGTCTCACTTGTGTGTGAACTGCTGCGTAGCAGCAAGCAGCGTGCACTCCCATGGGCTTGTGCTGCTGCCTCGCTTCGCCCTCACGTCTCtcccaccttcttctcctttcaGGTGACCTTTAAAAAGACCAAGCGGAGGGTGAAGAAGATCcgcaagaaggagaaggaggtgatcATGCGGGCCGATGACCTGCTGCCACTTGGGGACCAGACTCAGGATGGGGACTTCGGTTCCAGGTGGGCTGGGAGACGGCTGGGTGTGGGAGCTGGGCCGGCCCTAGAGCCAGCCTCACAGAGAAGCCTCTGCCCACAGACTGCGGGGCCGGGGGCGGCGCCGGGTGCCTGAGGCGGACGAGGAGccccaggaggagggggagaaggagcCCATGCCTCAGCCGCCACCGTCAGATGACACCCGCGTGGAGAACATGGATATCAGCGATGAGGGTGAGGGCCCGGCCTGTGGGGTGGGGGACCCGAAGGGCCTGGGCAGGAGCCGGCGGTGGTCTGAGCgggcgtctcctgtgtctcccccaGAGGAGGGCGCCGCGCTGCAGTCTGGGTCCCCAGAGGTGCTGGAGGAGGACGAGGCAGAGCTGGAGCTGCAGAAGCAGCTGGAGAAGGGGCGCCGCCTGCGGCAGCTGCAGCAACTCCGGGACAGTGGCGAGAAGGTGAGGGGGCTCCAGGGGTCGGGCGCGGGCGGGCGCTGGGGCCAGTGTGACAGGTGTGCCTGTGGTCGCTTGTCCTCAGGGGCACGCAGTCCCACGCCATCATAGGCGGTCCCCGTATTCTGGTTTGCACCCCCTTTTTGTTCCACGTCGTGTGACTGATGGGTTTCTGGGTTTCTGCCATGTTTTCACTGTGGGGTGCTTTAGCGGtttgttgtttccattttctttccttctggggtGTGTGTTGTTGCCTCGCTGAGAGTGAGGCGTCATCCTAGGGCTGGGAGGTCACTGGGGGAAAGGACAGCCAAGGGCTCCTCTGAGTTTCATGGGGCAGAAGTGGCAGTGAACCTGTGAACACGAGCAAGCTGAGTGGTCTCTGCTGTGATGGCTGTGCAGACAACACGGGAGCGACCGGAGGTTGGTCTCTTAGGTCCGGTGTTCGGGAAGGCCTTTCAGGGGGTGCCTTTTGAGCTGAGACTGAAATGACATAGTGGAGTCTGCCTTGCCCAGACTCAGAGTGCCAGGCACTCAGGCCATGGGGACAGCAGATGTCCTTTGGCGAGATGACTTAGAATGTGTGAGGACCAGGTGGGCTGGAGCGGAGGAAGGGAATGATGGTGTGAGCTGAGGTGGAGAGTTGAGTGGGGCCTTGAGGCCGTGGTCATTGCTGGCCCTCTCGGAGCACTGATGCGTGCCAGGCACCGCTTAATGCTTTGTGTGTGGATTCACTTAATCCTCGCAGCAGCACTAGGAAGAAGGCTCTGTTACctcctttttatagatgagaaaactggggtaCAGAGGTGGTAGGCAGGTTGCCCAAGATCACGTGACTGGGAGGTGGCCGAGcacagcctggctccagagcccacacttTAACCCTGCACCTCCCAGCAGGAGAGACTGTGGGGCCGGAGACAGGCTGCAGCAGCAAACCCAGGGTGCCCACCGTGTGGGTAGAGCAGCAGGGAGCCACCGGACTGAGGCCTTCCTGAAGCCAGGGAAGGGTttcaaggagagggagggagcatcTTCAAACAGTATTGAGGGGCAGATCAGATTTGGCCCTGGTGGAGACAACGCCACTGTGGAGACAGTAGCTTCGAGAGGATTGAGAAGAGCTGGgactggaggaggaggggcatTGGGACGATTCCTTAGCCCAGGAGTGGGCGCGCTTTGTTCACGGGCCAGGAAGAAAATATCTGAGGCTCAGGGCTCTGCCTCCAGCTTGGGTAGCCGGGGGCGGAGCCGAGCGCCATTGCCACTTAATGTactagggtggggtgggggggtacaGTTTGCCCACCCCTGCCCTAAGGAGAATGAGGAAATGGGTCAGTAGCTGAAGAGGGCATGAGGTGAGGGaagttttgccttttttgtaGTTAATGAGGTATAGcgtttatatttaaaagttatgttCCAGAGTCAAGAGCTTATGGCTGAAAGGATCATGCCAGTTATGTGACCCAGTGGGATTCATCAAGGTTGGATTTTCTACTGGCTGGGCCATTTTCTGAAATGGGGTAGACTAGGGTAGGAATGAGTGTGGGCAAGAAAGTGAGTGTTTGCTTTCGGTTGAGTTTGGTTTGAGATGTCTCCTCATTGGAGGTGATTGTTATTGAATAGACAGTTGGATGTATGACCTTGAACTTCATATGTATACTTGGGAGAGACTGAGATGGAAGCATGGAAGTCAGTGTGTAGATGGGGTTTATACCAGAGGACTGGATGGGATCACCGGGAGTGATGTAGATAAGGAAGAGAAGGTAAGGCGAGGACGGAGAGGAGAGCTGCTGTCCTGGAAACCACGTGAAGACCCAGCTGGAGGGAAGGTGTGAGCAGTGGTGACGCAGACTCGGGAGGGTTCTGATATCCGGAGGAGGGGAACTGACCGTGGGGTCAGCCAGCACGGAGGTCACTGATGCTCCCGTCCAAGGTGGGCTCGGTGGGGCGGTAGGAAACGGGGGCCAGATCATGCAGGTGTTAGCAAGGTTGCTGGACAGGAGATTAGTAGGTGAGAGTTGACTCTGTTCTGTACGCCAGCAAGAGATGgagaatgtaattttattttaaggaaggAAAGCTAATTATGTACATATTAAGTATTCAATGAGTGAACTTTCTAtaacaaaagaaggaaatgttaaagGTTTAGAGACACTGTGAGTTACAAACTGTGCTCCTGAGGTACTATTGATTTAAAAGATATCTTGTGTATTATTTACcatgctcagctggtaaaaacaATTTAGAGTATGTCAGTCTACATAAGGGATACGCTTATTCTGTATGAATAACAAGATTTATTGACTGTAAATTCAGTGCCCATTCACGAAAGCAGTATAGATAATGAAGTAACACGGACGAACAATAGAAGGCATTATGGATAATGAATAATGAGCTTAGCAACAAAGTTAAAAGGAATGAAGACACGCAAGATCTCTAGGAGGAAAACTGTAGTCCGTTTTTGAAAGGGATTAAGCAGGACATGTTGTTTCAGTTACCCAGGGCTGCCATAACGAAATACCGCAGACCGGGTGGCTGAAACAGCAGCAGTGTATTCCGGCACTTCTGGAAGCTTCAAGTCCAAGGTCAGGATGTTGGCAGGTTTGCTGCCTTTTGAGGCCTCTGTCCTTGGCCTATAGGTGGCCGTCTTTTCAcggtgtcctcacatggccttggGGTGTAATTCCCTGGTGCGTCTGtccttcttacaaggacaccagctTATGAGATTCGGGCCTACTCTTAGGGCCTCATTTGACCtttattatctctttaaaaaaggCCCTGTCTCCAGGTACAGCCACACTGGAGGCAAGGGCTTCAATGTA
Proteins encoded:
- the SART1 gene encoding U4/U6.U5 tri-snRNP-associated protein 1, coding for MGSSKKHRGEKEAAGTTAAASTGGATEQPPRHREHKKHKHRSSGGGSSGGERRKRSRERGSERGSGRRGAENEARSSTHGRERSQTEPSERRVKREKRDDGYEAAASSKASSGDASSLSIEETNKLRAKLGLKPLEVNAVKKEAGTKEEPVTADVINPMALRQREELREKLAAAKEKRILNQKLGKIKTLGEDDPWLDDTAAWIERSRQLQKEKDLAEKRAKLLEEMDQEFGVSTLVEEEFEQRRQDLYSARDLQGLTVEHAIDSFREGETVILTLKDKGVLQEEEDVLVNVNLLDKERAEKNVELRKKKPDYLPYVEDESVDDLAQHKPRSILSKYDEELEGERPQSFRLEQGGVADGLRERELEEIRAKLRLQAQSLSTVGPRLASEYLTPEEMVTFKKTKRRVKKIRKKEKEVIMRADDLLPLGDQTQDGDFGSRLRGRGRRRVPEADEEPQEEGEKEPMPQPPPSDDTRVENMDISDEEEGAALQSGSPEVLEEDEAELELQKQLEKGRRLRQLQQLRDSGEKVVEIVKRLESRQRGWEEEDPERKGAIVFNATSEFCRTLGEIPTYGLAGNREDQEELMDFERDEERSANGGSESDGEENMGWSTVNLDEEKQQQDFSASSTTILDEEPIVNRGLAAALLLCQNKGLLETTVQKVARVKAPNKSLPSAVYCIEDKMAIDDKYSRREEYRGFTQDFKEKDGYKPDVKIEYVDETGRKLTPKEAFRQLSHRFHGKGSGKMKTERRMKKLDEEALLKKMSSSDTPLGTVALLQEKQKAQKTPYIVLSGSGKSMNANTITK